One part of the Acinetobacter sp. XS-4 genome encodes these proteins:
- the ggt gene encoding gamma-glutamyltransferase, with the protein MNKRYSFLFSSLLAVGLLQGCGDDSSDQPKDDSNTTPPNLIVDNDPTSCSKLAQDGSNVVVGSNQNGDPAAPEGASGYRLGNTVKYADKYMVVANTPLAVKAGCDVLRAGGSAVDAAVAVQAVLGLVEPQSSTIAGSGFMMYYDAKTKKVTAYDGRETAPAAANEYYLIRQDIYDPNSPAPVPSARRSGRSIGVPGVMRLLEQAQQEHGKLKWNQLFGEAIGLADNGFRIPGRLADAISSNANSLALDANAMATYFYTDGSPRKVGETMTNKAYAKTLEALATQGANALHTGPIAQAIVAKAGQTLGDDPARTPITPSLMTLQDLSNYQVKKRDPICTTYRDRYYVCTMPPPSSGGIAVAQTLGILENFDMSLYPPKNPENEGGVPDVMGVHLVSEAERLAYADRDKYVADTDFVALPAQGIPSFIDKNYLKQRAALINLNQSMGVAPAGNFNPASGVDTTVEHGTTQFTIVDAYGNVVSMTSTVESSMGSFHMVDGFLLSNQLTDFSANPLDSTGALVANRVEGGKRPRSTMAPTLVFKGTTPDEFYMATGSPGGGTIIQYVVKTLVGALDWNLNAQQATSLVNFGATNSKNTNVDSSNVQLSLLDLIEGLKAKGHGVSNSAQTSGISTIMKVNINNQSKYAGGVDPRREGIVLGNGAL; encoded by the coding sequence GTGAATAAAAGATATTCATTTTTGTTCAGTAGTTTATTAGCAGTCGGTTTATTACAAGGATGTGGAGATGATTCTTCAGATCAGCCCAAGGATGATTCAAATACAACCCCGCCCAATTTAATTGTTGATAATGACCCGACCAGTTGTAGCAAATTGGCACAAGACGGTTCAAACGTGGTGGTCGGTTCAAACCAAAATGGTGACCCAGCAGCGCCTGAAGGTGCATCGGGTTATAGACTCGGCAACACGGTTAAATACGCAGATAAATATATGGTGGTGGCAAACACACCACTTGCGGTAAAAGCGGGCTGTGATGTTTTAAGAGCAGGTGGTAGCGCAGTCGATGCAGCCGTTGCGGTACAAGCGGTGCTAGGTTTAGTCGAGCCACAATCGAGCACCATTGCTGGTAGTGGTTTTATGATGTATTACGATGCCAAAACAAAAAAAGTCACGGCTTACGATGGCCGTGAAACCGCACCAGCTGCAGCCAATGAATATTATTTAATTCGCCAAGATATATATGACCCAAATTCACCAGCACCTGTACCAAGTGCGCGCCGTAGTGGTCGCTCGATTGGTGTGCCGGGTGTGATGCGTTTGCTTGAACAAGCACAACAAGAACATGGCAAGCTTAAGTGGAACCAGCTTTTTGGTGAAGCGATTGGTTTAGCTGACAACGGTTTCCGCATTCCGGGCCGCTTGGCAGATGCAATTTCAAGTAATGCAAACAGCTTAGCGCTTGATGCAAATGCAATGGCAACCTATTTCTACACAGATGGTTCACCTCGTAAAGTCGGTGAGACCATGACCAATAAAGCCTATGCAAAAACCCTAGAAGCACTTGCCACGCAAGGTGCAAATGCGTTGCATACGGGCCCAATTGCCCAAGCGATTGTGGCAAAAGCAGGCCAAACACTAGGGGATGACCCAGCACGAACTCCAATTACTCCAAGCTTAATGACCTTGCAAGATTTATCGAACTATCAGGTTAAAAAACGCGACCCGATTTGTACGACGTATCGTGACCGTTATTATGTTTGTACCATGCCGCCTCCATCTTCGGGAGGGATTGCAGTTGCGCAAACTTTGGGTATTTTAGAAAACTTTGATATGTCGCTTTATCCGCCTAAAAACCCTGAAAATGAAGGCGGTGTGCCGGATGTAATGGGCGTGCATTTAGTGTCTGAGGCAGAGCGTTTGGCCTACGCCGACCGCGATAAATATGTGGCAGACACTGACTTTGTTGCTTTACCAGCACAGGGTATTCCAAGTTTTATTGATAAAAACTACTTAAAACAACGTGCAGCACTGATTAACCTGAACCAAAGTATGGGCGTTGCGCCAGCAGGTAATTTCAACCCAGCTTCGGGTGTCGATACGACTGTTGAACATGGGACAACTCAGTTCACGATTGTAGATGCCTATGGCAATGTGGTTTCAATGACATCGACTGTTGAATCGAGCATGGGTTCATTCCACATGGTGGATGGTTTCTTGCTATCTAACCAGTTAACTGACTTTAGTGCTAACCCACTAGACAGCACTGGGGCACTGGTTGCCAACCGTGTGGAAGGTGGCAAACGCCCACGTAGTACCATGGCGCCAACTTTAGTGTTTAAAGGCACCACGCCAGATGAGTTTTATATGGCAACAGGTTCACCAGGTGGCGGTACGATCATTCAATATGTAGTTAAAACTTTGGTAGGTGCGCTGGACTGGAACTTAAACGCACAGCAGGCCACTTCGCTTGTTAACTTTGGCGCGACCAATAGCAAAAACACCAATGTAGATAGCTCGAATGTTCAGCTTTCTTTGCTTGATTTGATTGAAGGCTTAAAAGCAAAAGGGCATGGCGTTTCCAACTCTGCGCAAACCAGCGGTATTTCAACGATTATGAAAGTAAATATTAATAATCAGAGTAAATACGCAGGTGGGGTAGACCCACGCCGTGAAGGTATTGTGTTAGGCAATGGTGCTTTATAG
- a CDS encoding DHA2 family efflux MFS transporter permease subunit, translating to MKTQTPFAELSGGRLLLAAFVIALSNFMVVLDTTIANVSVPHITGNLAVSSTQGTWVVTSYAVAEAICVPLTGWLAGRFGTVRVFIFGLIGFTIFSFLCGLANSLGMLVFFRIGQGLCGGPLMPLSQTLLMRIFPKEKHAQAMGLWAMTTVVGPILGPILGGLISDNLSWHWIFFINIPVGIICVLAAIRLLKPAETETISLRIDTVGLGLLILWIGALQLMLDLGHERDWFNSTSIVVLGLTAAIGFVVFLIWELTDKHPVVDVKVFRHRGFAISVLALSLGFGAFFGSIVLIPQWLQMNLSYTATWAGYLTATMGFGSLTMSPIVAKLSTKHDPRALASFGLILLGAVTLMRAFWTTDADFMALAWPQILQGFAVPFFFIPLSNIALGSVLQQEIASAAGLMNFLRTMAGAIGASIAVTVWDDHAKVARSEMVSNLNTAEVQNNLAQNGFSADSTLGIISNLVDKEAITMSANHVFLLFAMVFVFAGLVIWLCPKPKGDVGGMPSH from the coding sequence ATGAAAACGCAAACACCTTTTGCCGAACTAAGCGGTGGCCGTTTATTACTGGCAGCGTTTGTTATTGCCTTGTCGAACTTTATGGTCGTGCTCGATACGACCATTGCCAACGTATCTGTACCGCACATTACCGGTAACCTTGCTGTTTCAAGCACACAAGGCACATGGGTTGTTACGTCGTATGCAGTTGCAGAAGCGATTTGTGTACCTTTAACGGGTTGGCTTGCAGGGCGCTTTGGTACCGTTCGGGTTTTTATTTTTGGCCTGATTGGTTTTACCATTTTTTCTTTCTTGTGCGGTCTAGCAAACTCGTTAGGAATGCTGGTGTTTTTCCGTATTGGACAAGGTCTATGCGGTGGCCCGCTCATGCCACTCAGCCAAACTTTGCTCATGCGTATTTTCCCTAAAGAAAAGCATGCACAAGCAATGGGCCTATGGGCAATGACGACCGTCGTTGGGCCAATTTTAGGACCAATTTTGGGTGGTCTGATTAGTGACAACTTGTCTTGGCACTGGATTTTCTTTATTAACATACCGGTCGGCATTATTTGTGTTTTAGCGGCAATCCGTTTGCTTAAGCCCGCCGAAACAGAAACGATTTCTTTAAGAATCGATACCGTTGGTTTAGGTTTGTTAATTCTGTGGATTGGTGCGCTACAGCTCATGCTCGATTTGGGGCATGAACGCGACTGGTTTAATAGCACCAGCATTGTGGTGTTAGGCTTAACTGCCGCCATTGGCTTTGTGGTGTTCCTCATATGGGAGCTGACCGACAAGCACCCCGTGGTGGATGTGAAAGTCTTCAGGCATAGGGGCTTTGCTATTTCAGTACTGGCCTTATCGCTCGGCTTTGGAGCGTTCTTTGGCAGTATTGTACTGATTCCACAGTGGCTGCAAATGAACCTTTCCTACACCGCCACGTGGGCTGGCTATTTAACCGCAACTATGGGCTTTGGTAGTTTGACCATGTCACCAATTGTGGCAAAGCTCTCGACTAAACATGACCCACGAGCACTAGCCAGTTTTGGTTTAATTTTGTTGGGTGCTGTAACCTTAATGAGGGCATTCTGGACCACAGACGCTGACTTTATGGCACTGGCTTGGCCGCAAATCTTGCAAGGTTTTGCTGTACCATTCTTCTTTATTCCACTGTCGAATATTGCACTCGGTTCGGTACTCCAGCAAGAGATTGCATCTGCTGCGGGCCTCATGAACTTTTTAAGAACCATGGCAGGGGCGATTGGTGCGTCAATTGCAGTGACCGTGTGGGACGACCACGCCAAAGTTGCACGCAGTGAAATGGTGTCTAACCTAAATACTGCCGAAGTTCAAAATAACCTTGCGCAAAATGGTTTTTCGGCTGACTCGACCTTAGGAATTATTTCCAACCTCGTCGATAAAGAAGCCATTACCATGTCGGCAAACCATGTGTTTTTGCTGTTTGCAATGGTGTTTGTCTTTGCGGGGCTGGTCATTTGGCTGTGTCCGAAACCCAAAGGGGACGTCGGCGGAATGCCTTCTCACTAA